In Clostridium swellfunianum, a genomic segment contains:
- a CDS encoding sigma-70 family RNA polymerase sigma factor, giving the protein MKLNIEKLMDLYMGSVYGLAKSILINTGTEQDIEECVQDVFIEAWNNIDKFDESRGSLKTWILILCKYKALNKKKALIKKNNIIDIEALQLSSKEDIEENILLKERKDEVIEVIKSFNPIDKEIFLRRYFMEQSIEYICGYMKLSRQAVDNRLWRGRKRLREIIEIEGRRHINEQRG; this is encoded by the coding sequence GTGAAATTAAACATTGAAAAGCTCATGGACTTGTACATGGGTTCGGTGTATGGGCTTGCCAAGAGCATTTTAATAAACACGGGTACTGAGCAGGATATTGAGGAATGTGTACAGGATGTTTTTATTGAAGCTTGGAACAACATAGATAAGTTTGATGAGAGCAGAGGAAGCTTAAAGACTTGGATATTAATACTTTGCAAATACAAGGCTTTAAATAAAAAGAAAGCATTGATAAAGAAAAATAATATTATTGATATTGAAGCTTTACAGCTTTCATCAAAGGAAGATATTGAAGAAAATATTTTGCTTAAGGAAAGAAAGGATGAAGTTATTGAAGTAATAAAATCTTTCAATCCAATAGATAAAGAAATATTTTTAAGAAGATACTTCATGGAGCAGAGTATTGAATACATTTGCGGATATATGAAGCTAAGCAGACAGGCTGTGGATAATAGGCTTTGGAGAGGAAGAAAGAGGCTGAGAGAAATAATAGAGATTGAGGGAAGGAGGCATATAAATGAACAGCGAGGATAA